In Desulfovibrio sp. Fe33, the genomic window TCGAGAGTTCCGAAATTGAAGGCCTCGTGGCGATGATTGAAAGCCTTGTCCGACCTGACGTCGATGAACAACCGGATTTGGTCCGAAGCCAAAGCGTACCCCGAAAGTAGACTAATCACGAGCAAGGTTGTAAAAAGATAGCGTATCATTGGATTTTCTCCTGCCGCCAAGGGTGACGGCGTATCATCTGATGACGATAACGGCATGGGTATACATGTCGAATCGTCCTTGACTACTTGAACGATATTCGCGTGTCGGATCACCGAGAGTCAAGATTGTGGAAAGGGATTTGCGTCAAGCCGCCGCGGCCAAGCCGGCCGGTTCGTCGTCGGTCGCTACGGCCGGACTGACGTTGGTCCGGGACCAGTAGCCCCTGAAGGGCGATTCGCCATCAAGGGTCAGCATCCGCCGCATCATGTCGAAGGCGATCCTGCCGTTGTCCCAACGTCGGGTATCTTCCCGGTAGGCCACTTCGTTGGCGTAGTAGTTCAGGTAATCCGGGCTGACCTTGTGGATTTGCCCCTTGAGCATGCGGCGGAACCTGGCGAAGAATGATTCGGCCTGGTTGGTGTTCTCGCCATTGGGGCCGCAATAGCAAATCTTGTGGTTGACCCGGGTGTGCTTGAAATTGATCGCAAGGTTCCCGTAGGCCGGATGCTCGTCCGTGACCACGTTGGCGCCTCGCTGGACATTGTCCTCGACGTGATGCCGGATGTCCTTGGCGTTTTCGGTCGGGATCTTGTAGGTGAGCGTCCTGTTCGCGCCGTCCCCCTCCTCGCCGATCTGTCTGATGACCAGGATGCAGACCTTCTGCATGGACGACTTGATGTCCTTTTCGGGCCTGTCCTCGGCCTTGTTGGCGGGCCTGCTATATGGGTTCAGGTATGCCCCGTCCGCCTGGACCTCGCCCTTCATGGCGGGCTGGTCGTGCCGGGTCGCCAGCAGGGCGCTGCGCAGCTTGTGGTAGAGGGTGAAGGCGGTCTTGTACTGGACCCCCAGGTAACGCATGAGCTGGCAGGCGGAAATCCCCTTGGCCCCGTCGGCCAGCAAGGTGATGGCGAACAGGATGGTCTTCAGGGGCAGGTTGGTGGAATGCAGCCAGGTGCCGCTGGTCACGGAATAGGTGTGGCCGCAGTCCTTGCACCGCCACTGCCGTCGCCGCTTGCTGAAATAATGGGCCACGCTACCGCACTGGGGGCAACACGGCTCCCCGCCCGTCTTCGCCCACCGCATGTCGCGGAAGGCCTTGAAGACGGTTTCCTCGTCCCATTCCGCGACTTGCGGAATGGACAGGCTGCGGGCTTTCGCCGAAAGCAGGAAGTGTTGTTCGTGCATGGTTCCCCTGGTCGAGGCGATGGGCGAGGAAGGGATTCCAGAACATCGCCGTGGCGGATTTCCCCTTCTGGGAAGGACCGCCGTGGTCAGTGACTCCGATGACCATCATATGACATAAAAGTTGAATAATGTCAAGATGATAGATTGCACAGGCACGCCGTTGTGCAAATGGCGACACAACATCCTGAAAACCTTGTCGAAAAAGTCGAAAAAAGAGGTTATCTATTTCTTTTTCAATGAGTTATGTGCAAAATATGTCCCATAGGGGGACGTGAAATATTCATGTTCCCTATCGGCGACGTTGACTTGAGGCTTATGCCAAGGGTACCACTCATGCAACCGCCTATAAAAGAATGAAAAGGACGCAAAGGAGACCTCGATGTCCACAACCATTCACGATATTTTGGAAGAGTTCAAAAACCGTTCCCTGAACATGCGGGACTTGGGCGACAAGTTCGAACGGCTGATGAAGGGATACTTCCGGACCGATCCCATGTATCGGGACAGATTCAGTGATGTCTGGATGTGGACGGAATGGCCCGATCACGACGGGGCGGATGACGGAATCGACTTGGTCGCCAAGGAAAAGGACGGAAGCGGCTATTGCGCCATCCAATGCAAGTTTTATAATCCGGATCACCAACTGGCCAAGGGCGACATAGATTCCTTCTTCACCGCATCGGGAAAAAAGCCGTTTACCTCCCGTATCATTGTTTCCACCACCGACAAATGGTCGAGTACGGCCGAGAAGGCCCTGAAAGACCAAATCGTCCCCGTATCCCGCATTCGGGTCGGCGACCTTGAAAACAGCCCTGTCGATTGGTCGAACTATCGCCTGGACAAGGATGTGGACTTGGGTCTGAAGGCCAAGAAACAACTTTTCAAACACCAGTCCAAGGCCCTTGATGAAGTCGAGAAAGGCTTCTCCGAATCGGACAGGGGCAAGATGATCATGGCCTGCGGAACGGGCAAGACCTACACGTCCCTGAAAATCGTCGAGCACATGCTTCCGGAAAGCGGCTTGGCCTTGTTCCTGGTCCCTTCCATCGCCTTGCTTTCCCAGACGTTGCGCGAATGGACAGCGGAAGCCGACAGGGATATTCACCCGTTCGCCGTGTGTTCCGACACCAAGGTCGGGAAACGCAAGACGTCGGAGGATATCGAGGTCCACGATCTGCCGTTTCCCGCCACCACGGATGGAGTGCGGCTGGTATCCCAGGTGTCGTCCATGTTGGACAAGCCGGGAATGACGATCGTCTTTTCGACATACCAGTCCATCCAGG contains:
- a CDS encoding IS1595 family transposase gives rise to the protein MHEQHFLLSAKARSLSIPQVAEWDEETVFKAFRDMRWAKTGGEPCCPQCGSVAHYFSKRRRQWRCKDCGHTYSVTSGTWLHSTNLPLKTILFAITLLADGAKGISACQLMRYLGVQYKTAFTLYHKLRSALLATRHDQPAMKGEVQADGAYLNPYSRPANKAEDRPEKDIKSSMQKVCILVIRQIGEEGDGANRTLTYKIPTENAKDIRHHVEDNVQRGANVVTDEHPAYGNLAINFKHTRVNHKICYCGPNGENTNQAESFFARFRRMLKGQIHKVSPDYLNYYANEVAYREDTRRWDNGRIAFDMMRRMLTLDGESPFRGYWSRTNVSPAVATDDEPAGLAAAA